AGCTCCTCCTACCCTGGATTTTACCGGCGGGCTTAATGATCTAATCCAGGGAAATCGTATAGAAGTGGATCTGCGTAAAGGGCAGCGCTCACAGCGGAATTTTACTGCTCGGACATCTGCACCACCGATGGATCCTCGTGTGCCAGGGCTACACTTACGCTTGACTTCGCGTAACCCAGGATCATTGCAGCGCGGTGCTCCAGTTTATTTTCGCCGTATAGAAGTGGGAAAAGTTCAGGGAATGGAGCTACGAAGGGATGGCGAAGGCGTAGAAGTTTATGTCGTGATAGAGCCCCGTTATGCGCACTTTGTGCAGGAGGGCGTTCGATTCTGGAATGTCAGCGGATTGCGAGCCACCGCGAGCTTGACCGAGGGGTGGAAGTGGAAGCGGATTCGTTGATGTCGCTTCTGCGCGGCGGCGTCGCCTTTGGTATACGTCGGGAAGATCTTGGAAAAGGCGGACAGGCGAAAAATGGAGATCAGTTTCCCCTTTATAGTAGCCGGGAGGCAGCTCTGGAAGGGGGGATACAGATTCAGGTGAGTCTCGTAAGTGCCGAGGGGCTTAGAGTTGGAGCCCCCTACGTTACCGCGGGGTGCAAGTTGGAGAGATCACCCGCCTGAGGCTCGATCGTTCTTTAGGAGAGGTGTGGGCTAGGGCGAAGTTGTATCATCGAGGGGAACAGTTTGCCCGGGAGGGTACTCGTATATGGGTGGTATCCCCACAAATTGGCATTGATAAGATTGCCCATCTGGATACCCTGATTACAGGGCGCTACCTAGCGCTTGAGCCCGGCTTAGGTGGTCCTCAGACAAAGTTTTACGCTTTGGAACAGGCTCCGGAAGAAGACCTGGCAGAAACTTTTACCCGCCCTGGGCTGGGAATTATCCTGGATGCTGCGAGGCGAGGATCTTTGGTAGCAGGGAGTCCGGTTTATTATCGCCAAGTAAAAGTGGGGGAGGTTACAGGTTTTGCCTTGGGGGAGTATGCTGATCGAGTGTATATCTATGTTCATATTGAACCCCATTACCAGCCCCTGGTGCGAGAGCACACGGTGTTTTGGAATGCCAGTGGCGTCGATGTGAATTTTGGTCTGAAAAGTGGACTTAATATCAATACGGAATCGGCTCAGGCCCTGTTGCAGGGGGGATCGCATTTGCCACGCCAGAAGCCCCTTTTATGGGATTTGAAGTGGAGTCGGGCAGCCATTTCCCTCTCTACCCGAAAGCTGAACCCAAGTGGTATACCTGGAGTCCTAAGATAGAACTTTACGGCACGGTCGAACCAGTAAAATAAGTACGGGAATGTAGGAGTTTTTATGCGCTATTTATTAACAGGCTTGCTGAGTATCTTGGTATTGGCGGGTTGCCAGGAGATACAGGTTGAAAAAGCCGCTACCGGGGAGCCACCGGTTGCCTTTGCCACGTATAAATGGGGGGTAGCGCCGTTGAGTGGCTCAGAAGATGCCTCTGCCCAGCTGGTGGAGTTGGATGAAGAAATGCGGGATACCGTTGCCGCAGAGTTACAGCAACGAGGATATCGCCAAGTCTCCCAGGACCAGGATGCGGATATGGTGGTGGATTACCAGGTTGCGGTAGTCGATGAGTTTTTCTCCGGTGATACCCGGGATCCCAGCTGGGACAAACAGTTTGATAGCAATGCTCCACAGGATGTAGTGGAACTACCGCCCCTGACAGATGCCCCCTTGGTGATTATGAGTGTGGGTATTGGGCGCCCGGGCGGGGCTGTGATTTGGGGGGGAGAGCCAGTGAATTGTTAACACGCCCCGATAGTATTGAGCAGCGTCAACGACTGATCGCCAATGGGGTCAGCGCACTCTTGCGGGATTTGCCTCCGGCCTATCAATAAGTACGATTTGGCACGAAACGAAAAACAAGATTTAGCAGCCGCCGGGTTAAAGGTGGCTGCTATTCACCGCTAGCGCCCTTTCTTCATCAGGTTTTCGTATAGATCGATATAGGAGTCGACGATAACCTGTTTCGCATATGTCGTTGCGTACTCCTCGGCCGCATTTTCGATCAGGCTTTGGCGCAATTCCGGCGATTCGATAACGGACTTCATGGCTTTGGCCAGTTCATCGGCATTATCGATAGGGGTAATCAGACCGGTTTTGCCATTGGTAATTACTTCTCCAGGGCCCTGAGAGTCCGTCGCTACTATAGGGCAGCGATGGGCCCAGGATTCCATCACAATAGAGCCCAGGCCCTCATGGCGCGATGGGCACACGAACATATCCGCAGTGCGCATCAGAGTGGTGACATCATTGCGCCAACCGAGGAAGCGAACCCGCTCTTCCAGGCCGAGTTGATGGCACAGGGATTTCAGCTTGCTCTCCTCTGGGCCACTACCCGCGAGCCACAGAGTGGCGTTGGGTACCTGGGTGAGTGAATGGAGGAGAGTGTCGAACCCTTTATTGATATGCAGGCGGCCTGCAGCCAGGATCAGGGGTCGGTCTTCCGGGGTGTTGAAGCTGTTTCTTGGCAGCGGATTAACCGGTGTCTCATCGGCAAAATTGGGGATATGGAAAATTTTATCCTTGGGGATGCCCCCGTCCCTTAAATGCTGGCAGATACCCTTGCTGATGCCGATCCAATAATCTGCGTGACGGTAATACTTCAGGTTGTAATAGTGCCCGAGGCGGCTTACCAACAGGTATTTTTCAGAGTTGGGGGTGATTGAAGTAGCACGCCCCATCCAGGTCATCACGATATCCGGTTGCCATTGGTTCAGGGCATCCCGGTATTTTTTTCGGCCGAGAAAATCCAGCTTGCCACCAAATTTAAAACCTTCGGTTTCAACATTGTTGCCGCGCAGTGCCTGTACCCGGTGATCGTGGTTGCGAATAAACGCTTTTTCTGTAATTTCGCTGCGGGGATTTAATCCACTGACGAGACGCACAAAGAAATTTTCAGCACCACCGTGCTCAGCACCGGCGAGTATCTGTGCGACTCGAATTGGGTTATTACTCATAATCTATTGCATCTGATCGAATAGAGTGGGTCAACACTACCTGAGTGTGCCATCCAGATTGATATCTTGAGCCCAAGCATAGTCGTGGCTAAAAGGCTGTAGGCTTGTGGCTTCGACAATGTACTGAGCGTAGAGC
This DNA window, taken from Microbulbifer sp. VAAF005, encodes the following:
- a CDS encoding MlaD family protein, whose protein sequence is MQVGEITRLRLDRSLGEVWARAKLYHRGEQFAREGTRIWVVSPQIGIDKIAHLDTLITGRYLALEPGLGGPQTKFYALEQAPEEDLAETFTRPGLGIILDAARRGSLVAGSPVYYRQVKVGEVTGFALGEYADRVYIYVHIEPHYQPLVREHTVFWNASGVDVNFGLKSGLNINTESAQALLQGGSHLPRQKPLLWDLKWSRAAISLSTRKLNPSGIPGVLR
- a CDS encoding DUF4136 domain-containing protein; amino-acid sequence: MRYLLTGLLSILVLAGCQEIQVEKAATGEPPVAFATYKWGVAPLSGSEDASAQLVELDEEMRDTVAAELQQRGYRQVSQDQDADMVVDYQVAVVDEFFSGDTRDPSWDKQFDSNAPQDVVELPPLTDAPLVIMSVGIGRPGGAVIWGGEPVNC
- a CDS encoding glycosyltransferase; amino-acid sequence: MSNNPIRVAQILAGAEHGGAENFFVRLVSGLNPRSEITEKAFIRNHDHRVQALRGNNVETEGFKFGGKLDFLGRKKYRDALNQWQPDIVMTWMGRATSITPNSEKYLLVSRLGHYYNLKYYRHADYWIGISKGICQHLRDGGIPKDKIFHIPNFADETPVNPLPRNSFNTPEDRPLILAAGRLHINKGFDTLLHSLTQVPNATLWLAGSGPEESKLKSLCHQLGLEERVRFLGWRNDVTTLMRTADMFVCPSRHEGLGSIVMESWAHRCPIVATDSQGPGEVITNGKTGLITPIDNADELAKAMKSVIESPELRQSLIENAAEEYATTYAKQVIVDSYIDLYENLMKKGR